The proteins below come from a single Scatophagus argus isolate fScaArg1 chromosome 15, fScaArg1.pri, whole genome shotgun sequence genomic window:
- the LOC124071851 gene encoding uncharacterized protein LOC124071851 has product MDDMADATADSCAKALAAFVENGKALLDLAEKESREGSLQDFIRQKIRIEQKQSLLGLIEAGAALYRSLSVKRKKDAEDQWRKNNHCVALSDAVQDFEQLQVQWDAFLQRLDDELQLSATTLDGDPQSRCISPDTSLIDARTRETVTLEKYLGKSKKILLVLIRQFSCLLCRLHLKDLEKNRRSLNAHSIEVVVVSFGCHDGASHWLQETGCQYDMLLDPDRKLYAACGLGASLRKVLNFNNMLLYAEYVLDNMEFPRGLPSIQDDMFQLGGDFILNEHGKMLFSHRCQSPIDRPSVEDILSALCR; this is encoded by the exons atggatgatATGGCAGACGCGACTGCAGACTCTTGTGCGAAAGCCCTCGCGGCTTTTGTTGAAAACGGAAAAGCTTTGCTGGACCTCgcagagaaggagagcagggaAG GCTCTCTCCAGGATTTCATCAGGCAGAAAATCCGCATAGAGCAAAAACAGTCGCTGCTGGGTCTGATTGAAGCTGGTGCAGCTTTGTACAGAAG tttgtcagtgaagaggaaaaaggatGCAGAGGACCAATGGAGAAAAAACAATCA CTGTGTTGCTTTAAGCGATGCTGTGCAGGACTTTGAGCAACTACAA GTGCAGTGGGATGCCTTCCTGCAGCGTTTGGATGATGAGTTACAGCTGAGCGCTACAACGCTGGATGGGGACCCTCAGTCAAGATGTATTTCACCAGATACTTCTCTCATCGACGCCAGAACTAGAGA AACTGTGACATTAGAGAAATATCTTGGGAAGAGTAAAAAGATCCTGCTGGTGCTAATCCGCCAGTTCTCGTGTCTGCTCTGCCGCCTCCATCTTAAAGACCTGGAGAAGAATCGG AGGTCCCTGAACGCACACTCAATTGAGGTGGTGGTTGTTTCATTCGGCTGTCATGATGGAGCTTCGCACTGGCTGCAGGAGACTGGCTGTCAGTACGACATGCTGTTGGACCCCGAcaggaag CTGTATGCAGCATGCGGTCTGGGAGCATCTCTGAGGAAAGTATTAAACTTCAATAACATGCTGCTCTATGCTGAATATGTGTTGGACAATATGGAGTTTCCCAGAGGGCTTCCATCGATTCAAGACGACATGTTTCAG CTGGGAGGTGACTTCATATTGAATGAACATGGGAAGATGCTGTTCTCTCACCGCTGTCAGAGTCCCATAGACAGACCCTCAGTGGAGGATATTTTATCTGCATTGTGCAGATGA
- the txlnbb gene encoding taxilin beta b — MEACQESSPAPTGPEASPAEGRHIDLTEDLAQQLEDIISTYQAAEIPAEPEDSEEVMAVKETDARKDQKLEKKMLKNLGKEAMLLMQSLNKLNTPEQKLEAIIKKHAELLEEHRSDQKQLKVLQKKLLQVMKEKDQLQSEHSRAVLARSKLEGLCRELQRHNKTLKEETLQRCREDDLKRKEITTHFQGTLSEIQAQIEEHSNRNTKLCQENSALAEKLKGLISQYDQREANLEKVFKHRDLKEKLLETKLTQANMMLKEAEEKNKLEKELMLKQVSEYKLQVKVMKEQEIDMKNQLDMYSKKFDEFQGTVSKSNTVYSSFKQDMDKMAKKMKKLEKECQSWKTRFDGCNKNLIDMVADKAIKEKEFELVTIKYQKLESLCRALQEERKSLYEKVQRAGSQPDSSTDEPKEKETSEGPEDHQLVQSTAAPASAAPAGTPTLETPLTKELAKLKTEQARLKEIASSFTISHVIPPETVVNQSQGLSEGVQENHIKESNGEHLQEVEEDGYQEQRDLEMESVD, encoded by the exons ATGGAGGCTTGTCAGGAAAGCAGCCCTGCACCCACGGGTCCGGAGGCGTCACCAGCTGAGGGTCGGCACATTGACCTGACAGAAGACCTGgcccagcagctggaggacatcATTAGCACCTACCAGGCTGCTGAGATTCCCGCTGAGCCAGAGGACTCAGAGGAGGTCATGGCCGTCAAAGAGACAGATGCCCGCAAGGACCAGAAACTGGAGAAGAAGATGCTCAAAAATCtag GGAAGGAAGCCATGCTGCTGATGCAAAGTCTGAACAAACTCAACACTCCAGAGCAGAAACTGGAAGCCATCATCAAGAAGCACGCCGAGCTG CTGGAGGAGCATCGCAGCGATCAGAAGCAGCTGAAGGTTCTGCAGAAGAAGCTGCTCCAAGTGATGAAAGAGAAGGACCAGCTGCAGAGCGAACACAGCCGGGCCGTGCTGGCTCGCAGTAAACTGGAGGGGCTCTGCCGAGAGCTGCAGAGGCACAACAAGACCCTAAAG GAAGAGACCCTGCAGAGGTGCAGAGAGGACGAcctgaagaggaaagagatcACCACCCACTTCCAGGGGACGCTGAGCGAGATTCAGGCCCAAATCGAGGAACACAGCAACCGCAACACCAAGCTGTGCCAGGAGAACAGCGCTCTGGCAGAGAAACTGAAGGGGCTCATTTCACAATACGACCAGCGAGAGGCG AACCTGGAAAAGGTCTTCAAACACAGAGACCTGAAAGAAAAGCTGCTGGAGACCAAACTCACGCAGGCGAACATGATGCTGAAGGAGGCCGAGGAGAAGAACAAGCTGGAAAAAGAGctt ATGCTGAAACAGGTGTCAGAGTATAAATTGCAAGTGAAGGTCATGAAAGAGCAAGAAATCGATATGAAGAACCAG CTCGATATGTACTCCAAGAAGTTTGATGAATTCCAGGGCACGGTATCAAAGAGTAACACTGTCTACAGCAGCTTCAAACAGGACATGGACAAA atggcaaagaaaatgaaaaagctggAGAAAGAATGCCAGTCATGGAAGACTCGCTTTGATGGCTGCAACAAGAATCTTATTGACATGGTGGCAGAT AAAGCAATCAAGGAAAAGGAGTTTGAGCTTGTCACCATCAAGTACCAGAAGCTTGAGAGTCTGTGCAGGGCTTtgcaagaggagagaaagagtcTTTATGAGAAGGTGCAGAGAGCTGGAAGTCAACCAGACAGCAGCACCGACGAACCAAAGGAGAAGGAGACCTCTGAGGGACCTGAAGACCATCAACTTGTCCAGAGTACTGCAGCCCCTGCCTCTGCTGCCCCAGCCGGGACACCAACACTCGAGACTCCACTGACCAAGGAACTGGCTAAACTGAAGACTGAGCAGGCCCGTCTGAAGGAGATCGCCAGTTCTTTCACAATCTCTCATGTTATACCCCCAGAAACAGTTGTTAACCAATCACAAGGACTCTCTGAGGGAGTCCAGGAGAACCACATAAAGGAGAGCAACGGCGAACACCTCCAAGAAGTCGAGGAGGACGGATACCAAGAACAGAGAGATTTAGAAATGGAGTCAGTTGactaa
- the LOC124071868 gene encoding afadin — protein sequence MPEEEEREKLAKAIRQWNDNRLDLFEISQPDENLEFHGVMRFYFEDHVGGNVATKCLRVCSSSSTHEVIETLSEKFRPDMKMLTTSYSLCEIHANKERKLDLGERPLVVQLNWTTDNREGRFVLKKDKEGLEENCHEKEKGGVMQNFKRTLSRKEKKKEKNKSKATDKASEDENRSTEKPLNNSSNISNHETNKQQQRQATPGLKLTGGLSPDFSDQPGLPIGIKFCDNSEEAFLSAVINYTNSSTVHFKLSPAYILYAAGRFKLQRQYRRGSPSSGQTHGVTSIANKMVAMTGKVMQRQQAIAGALTFWMANSSELLNFLKHDKDLSPLTQQSQLDLSGLVHEAYSYLLQCLQNELRKHLPTFLIDPEHHGPLPAGIEMVLNTLMNTMSLLRRCRVNPALTIQLFSQLFHFISAWLFNQLMSPEANTPGLRSHYWGAALRQRLMAIEGWAERQGLELAADCHLGHIIQATMLLTMNKYSMKDAKDIQNTCFKLNSLQLQTLLDGYLYATSEPHIPPDLIDAVVTAAEASADNLIRSEGRGIQPEENLDLHLPFLLPEGGYSCDTVRGIPPGFREFLEPICLKGLCSLTSQPNSEGNWTVYFSETPSSAESTCLVAHRDPEIVNITLNKPLNSGMGVSIVAAKGAGQGNLGIYIKSIVKGGPAEMNGRLTAGDQLLSVDGQSLVGLSQERAAAIMMQTGPVVTLQVVKFGASYHGLGALLSEPVSEWTTGNESVADPGPSQQLHGGSKRRKDQTMQRNRQLYRSNPNMTNFGLKDEPDDPVVSGNNMTAISSVNLCANTFQREYLTLPTPKSLDKKLPESRRPQQTLKVSLRTSDGQSSSKRTTVRQALSQENLCMESGGPLLDKRQNLWEQKAQRVKHTMSHYSSFPIRSCVSSHDILSDNCSPTKQQQGSRTSCAGMWRTPFSQHPTPTPAIQPIRIDIPVTKVVNTQTKPPLKTFQSSSLLAVKMNQTLKMNGNPQNQAHHIYACPKPATKKLPPPSLPSITHRDQAAKPQVSITPTKHVSFQEPPTQQRQVSCPTTQKDPQGVSDPWRRDAQEKLEKQHRLRVVELLEQEVQELQAKVKRTAEEGDRLRKLSLEWQFQKRLQEIQQREEDGDEDEGEDEDLDMMLMIQQMEKRTQNRRSSAGNGNTELRELEKQHLSQKEDKAKTDQRASGPTEDINNMASKE from the exons ATGCCGGAGGAGGAAGAACGAGAGAAATTAGCCAAAGCTATCAGACAGTGGAACGACAACAGACTGGACTTGTTTGAAATAAGCCAACCTGATGAG AACTTGGAGTTTCATGGCGTCATGCGCTTCTACTTTGAGGATCACGTTGGAGGAAATGTGGCCACAAAGTGCCTTCGTGTTTGCAGCAGCTCTTCCACTCACGAGGTTATCGAAACGCTTTCAGAGAAGTTCAGGCCTGATATGAAAATGCTGACCACAAGTTATTCCCTGTGTGAGATCCACGCCAATAAAG AACGGAAACTGGATCTGGGTGAGAGGCCTTTGGTTGTCCAATTAAACTGGACTACAGACAACAGGGAAGGACGTTTTGTGCtcaagaaagacaaagaaggtTTAGAG GAAAACTGTCACGAGAAGGAAAAAGGAGGCGTGATGCAAAACTTCAAGAGGACGCTGTcgaggaaagaaaagaagaaagagaagaacaaatcCAAAGCGACTGACAAGGCTTCAGAGGATGAGAACAG GTCAACTGAAAAGCCactgaacaacagcagcaacatttctaatcatgagacaaacaaacagcaacagaggcAGGCCACCCCAG GGTTAAAGCTAACCGGAGGTCTTTCTCCTGACTTTTCTGATCAACCTGGATTACCAATTGGGATTAAATTCTGCGATAACT CTGAGGAAGCCTTCCTGTCTGCAGTCATAAATTACACCAACAGCTCCACAGTTCATTTCAAGCTCTCGCCTGCTTACATCCTCTACGCCGCAGGACGCTTTAAGCTGCAACGCCAGTACAGGCGAGGATCTCCATCCTCAGGGCAGACACACGGTGTAACTTCGATCGCAAACAAAATGGTGGCCATGACAGGGAAGGTCATGCAG AGGCAGCAGGCCATCGCCGGCGCTCTCACCTTCTGGATGGCCAACTCCTCTGAGCTGCTTAACTTCCTCAAGCATGACAAAGACCTCAGCCCGCTCACACAGCAGAGTCAGCTGGATCTGTCGGGCCTGGTACACGAAGCTTACAG TTACCTGCTACAGTGTCTACAAAATGAGTTAAGGAAGCACCTGCCAACCTTTCTGATTGATCCTGAGCATCATGGTCCACTGCCAGCTGGCATAG AGATGGTGCTGAACACCCTGATGAACACCATGTCTCTTTTACGCCGCTGTCGGGTCAACCCCGCCCTCACCATCCAGCTCTTCTCCCAACTCTTCCACTTCATCAGTGCTTGGCTCTTCAACCAGCTGATGAGCCCGGAGGCCAACACGCCAGGCCTGCGCTCCCACTACTGGGGAGCTGCTCTCCGCCAGAGGCTCATGGCCATCGAAGGCTGGGCAGAGAGGCAGGGCCTGGAGCTGGCTGCCGACTGCCACCTCGGACACATTATTCAG GCAACCATGCTCCTGACCATGAATAAGTACTCAATGAAAGACGCGAAGGACATCCAGAATACCTGCTTCAAGTTGAACTCACTGCAGCTGCAAACGCTGCTAGATGGCTACCTCTATGCAACCAGTGAACCTCACATCCCCCCT GATTTGATCGATGCCGTGGTCACGGCTGCTGAGGCCTCTGCAGATAACCTGATCCGGAGCGAAGGACGGGGCATCCAGCCGGAGGAGAACCTTGACCTCCACCTGCCCTTCCTGTTGCCAGAGGGAGGATACTCCTGTGACACTGTGAGAGGAATCCCTCCAGGGTTTAGGGAATTTTTAGAGCCAATTTGCCTGAAAG GTCTCTGCTCTTTAACATCCCAGCCAAACTCCGAAGGTAACTGGACTGTGTACTTCAGTGAAACACCTTCTTCTGCTGAGAGCACATGCTTG GTGGCACACAGAGACCCGGAGATTGTGAATATTACTCTGAACAAGCCGCTGAACAGTGGAATGGGGGTCAGCATCGTAGCTGCCAAG GGAGCAGGTCAAGGTAACCTTGGGATTTATATCAAATCTATTGTCAAGGGAGGACCGGCCGAAATG AATGGCAGGTTAACAGCTGGGGATCAGCTGCTGAGTGTGGATGGTCAAAGCCTGGTTGGCCTCAGTCAGGAAAG GGCAGCAGCCATCATGATGCAAACCGGCCCCGTTGTGACCCTACAGGTTGTGAAGTTTGGAGCGAGCTACCATGGCCTGGGGGCTCTGCTGAGCGAGCCAGTCTCAGAGTGGACTACGG GCAATGAAAGTGTTGCAGATCCTGGTCCCTCACAACAGCTCCATGGAGGCAGCAAAAGGAGGAAAGACCAGACaatgcagagaaacagacagctTTATCGCTCCAACCCCAACATGACCA ATTTTGGTCTCAAAGATGAACCCGACGATCCTGTCGTAAGCGGGAACAACATGACTGCCATCTCCAGTGTCAACCTTTGTGCCAAT ACATTTCAAAGGGAATACCTGACACTTCCCACTCCCAAGTCCCTGGACAAGAAGCTACCAGAATCCAGGCGACCACAGCAAACACTCAAAGTGTCTCTGAGGACTTCAGATGGACAGAGCAGCAGTAAAAGGACCACAGTG CGTCAGGCTCTGTCACAGGAGAACTTGTGCATGGAGAGTGGAGGCCCCCTGCTGGACAAGAGGCAGAATTTATGGGAGCAGAAGGCCCAGCGTGTGAAGCACACCATGAGCCACTATTCATCCTTCCCAATTCGCTCATGTGTTTCTTCTCATGACATCCTCTCAGATAACTGTTCTCCTACAAAGCAACAGCAAGGCAGCCGCACAAGTTGTGCCGGTATGTGGAGAACTCCCTTTTCACAACATCCAACACCTACACCTGCGATCCAACCAATACGTATAGATATCCCTGTCACCAAAGTGGTGAACACCCAGACAAAACCTCCGCTCAAAACCTTCCAGAGTTCATCTTTGCTGGCAGTGAAGATGAACCAAACCcttaaaatgaatggaaatccTCAAAACCAGGCCCATCATATCTATGCATGTCCCAAACCTGCGACCAAGAAGCTACCTCCGCCCTCACTCCCATCCATCACACACAGGGATCAAGCAGCAAAACCCCAAGTAAGCATCACTCCAACAAAACATGTCTCCTTCCAAGAACCTCCAACTCAGCAGAGGCAGGTCTCATGTCCAACAACGCAAAAGGACCCTCAAGGGGTGTCTGATCCGTGGAGGAGGGATGCCCAGGAAAAGCTGGAGAAGCAGCACAGGCTCCGTGTGGTGGAGCTCCTGgagcaggaggtgcaggagcTCCAGGCCAAAGTGAAACGCACAGCGGAGGAGGGCGACCGGCTCCGAAAGCTCAGCCTGGAGTGGCAGTTTCAGAAGAGGCTGCAGGAGAttcagcagagagaagaggacgGGGACGAGGACGAGGGGGAAGACGAGGATCTGGACATGATGCTCATGATACAGCAGATGGAGAAAAGAACACAG AACAGGAGAAGCTCTGCTGGGAACGGCAACACT